In one window of Pseudorasbora parva isolate DD20220531a chromosome 7, ASM2467924v1, whole genome shotgun sequence DNA:
- the ccne2 gene encoding G1/S-specific cyclin-E2, which yields MSRRSSRNTLQERNENAPEQTKPQRKRKECTRRIPSAAKKQNYEIQNRCFEGDISPSVLIETPQKEVHQEAGNLSGFKRFRFKNLFVKPSPLPCLSWASSDDVWIKMLNKELKYVHDKGFIQQHPALQPKMRSILLDWLMEVSEVYTLHRETFYLAQDVFDRFMLTQKDTGKDQLQLIGITALFIASKIEEIYPPKLQEFAYVTDGACNEEEILAKELVMLKALKWELCPETVISWLKLYSQVDSLKDDGSFLIPQFSQETYIQIAQLLDLCILDINSLDYQYGVLAAAAFCHFTSFETVHKVSGLTWDSISSCVRWMNPFARTVREWPRPLLKEFKKVAAEDRHNIQTHVDYLAMLSEAHDRQQDSLERMSPLAVAGILTPPKSTEKPANI from the exons ATGTCAAGACGCAG taGTCGCAACACATTACAAGAAAGAAATGAAAACGCACCAGAACAGACCAAACcgcagagaaaaagaaaagag TGCACTAGAAGAATCCCATCAGCAGCTAAGAAACAAAATTATGAAATTCAG AACCGTTGTTTTGAAGGTGATATTAGTCCCAGTGTCTTAATCGAGACTCCTCAGAAGGAGGTTCACCAGGAGGCTGGTAATCTTTCTGGTTTTAAGCGATTCAGATTCAAGAACCTCTTTGTGAAGCCCTCTCCACTGCCATGCCTCAG TTGGGCCAGTTCAGATGATGTGTGGATAAAGATGCTGAATAAGGAGCTAAAGTATGTACATGACAAGGGCTTCATCCAGCAACATCCAGCCCTGCAGCCCAAAATGAGGTCTATTCTGCTGGACTGGCTCATGGAG GTCAGCGAAGTGTATACTCTGCACCGAGAGACATTTTACTTGGCTCAGGATGTCTTTGATCGCTTTATGCTCACTCAGAAAGACACTGGCAAAGATCAACTGCAGCTTATCGGCATAACGGCACTCTTCATAGCTTCAAAGATAGAG GAGATTTACCCGCCAAAGCTCCAGGAGTTTGCTTACGTGACGGACGGAGCCTGTAATGAAGAGGAGATTCTTGCTAAAGAGCTTGTCATGTTGAAGGCGTTAAAGTGGGAGCTCTGTCCCGAGACCGTCATCTCATGGTTGAAGCTCTACTCTCAAGTGGACTCTTTAAAGGATGACGGCAGTTTCCTCATTCCTCAGTTCTCACAGGAAACCTACATCCAAATCGCACAG TTGTTGGATCTTTGCATTTTGGACATTAATTCTTTGGACTACCAGTATGGAGTCCTTGCTGCTGCTGCATTTTGTCACTTTACATCTTTTGAAACGGTCCACAAAGTATCAG GACTCACATGGGACAGCATATCAAGCTGTGTGCGGTGGATGAACCCATTTGCACGGACGGTACGTGAATGGCCCAGACCGCTGTTGAAGGAATTCAAAAAGGTGGCGGCAGAAGATCGACACAACATACAGACCCACGTTGACTACCTGGCCATGCTG AGTGAAGCACATGATCGGCAGCAGGACAGCTTGGAGCGGATGTCTCCATTGGCTGTAGCGGGAATATTGACTCCTCCTAAAAGCACTGAGAAACCTGCTAATATCTGA
- the tp53inp1 gene encoding tumor protein p53-inducible nuclear protein 1 has translation MFQRFTSILFGDSLEEGSGCPVDPDFNEKEEDDEWILVDYLANACSGACGDDLVEVCPDNDAPLDSPVRCSSCSSLDSAADTDTEDGNFLRLEATCGLEESWFITPPPCFMAGGRAPVLLETSPLENLLIEHPSMSVYAVHSPRQRPAKDGTREPTILRSEVQRRSSHPTGCYAAALVAAHAGFLEQTKNVRLAQRIRDNVERQQLSRNALRRLNLLREGGARQAKATGGYVHQPGQRQYNY, from the exons ATGTTTCAGAGGTTCACCAGCATCTTGTTTGGAGACTCCCTGGAGGAGGGCAGTGGATGCCCTGTGGATCCAGACTTCAACGAGAAGGAGGAGGATGATGAGTGGATTCTGGTCGATTATCTAG CAAATGCCTGCTCCGGTGCGTGTGGAGATGATCTGGTGGAAGTGTGCCCTGACAATGACGCTCCCCTGGACTCTCCTGTACGCTGCTCCTCCTGCTCCTCTCTGGATTCGGCGGCAGACACCGACACAGAGGATGGCAACTTCTTGCGTCTAGAGGCCACATGTGGGCTGGAAGAGAGCTGGTTCATCACCCCTCCGCCGTGTTTCATGGCTGGAGGCAGAGCTCCGGTCCTGCTAGAGACCAGTCCTCTGGAGAACCTGCTGATCGAGCACCCCAGCATGTCTGTGTACGCCGTTCACAGCCCTCGTCAACGACCTGCCAAGGATGGCACCCGTGAGCCAACGATTTTAAG ATCTGAAGTTCAGCGTCGGTCGAGTCACCCTACTGGCTGCTACGCAGCCGCTCTGGTCGCTGCTCACGCAGGGTTTCTGGAGCAGACCAAGAACGTCCGCCTGGCTCAGCGCATTCGTGACAATGTGGAGCGCCAGCAGCTGTCCCGCAATGCCCTTCGCCGCCTCAACCTGCTGCGTGAAGGCGGAGCCAGACAGGCCAAAGCCACCGGAGGCTATGTTCACCAGCCGGGACAGAGGCAGTACAACTACTGA